The following proteins come from a genomic window of Microbacterium lemovicicum:
- the phoA gene encoding alkaline phosphatase, which yields MKHRTARRMRAALALTATSAALVGLVGLAALPASAATPDDVTEHGGATRNDGDMTEMLRESLVDGPAKNVILLIGDGMGDSEITVARNYAEGAGGRFAGIDALPLTGSYTTYAVNADGSVNYASESASTASGWSTGTKTVNGRLSVDVDLDPQATLLEIAKANGLKTGNVSTAEIQDATPGAEIAHISKRGCFGPVKTTADCSSESVEAGGLGSISEQLLNVRPDVTLGGGAATFEESAVAGPWAGKTLFEQASDRGYQRVDNAAELAAVTTADADQPLLGLFSLGNFPTRWVGPDATDIPDADSTKLPAPVACTENPERLETGLSLADLTDKAIDLLDNDNGFFLQVEGASIDKQDHAANACGQIGETVDLDEAVQVALEYAETKGDTLVVVTADHAHTSQIVGSAIPGLNTHLLTEEGAPMIVAYGTSAAGGSQQHTGAQVRIAGYGPGAANVVGLTDQTDLFFTSANTLGLNQDLASLSAAATLAAPTEVLPGATYTVTASGLNADWQVRGSDDLGQQDVLRGTASFQVTAPAEPGTQTVTLTGAQTGVVLTADVSVSAAAPVDPAPTASATPPAAAAGSGSGSSSTGSLATTGTSVPFALGGIALALVAGGAYLVIRRHRRGHALSHN from the coding sequence ATGAAGCACCGGACCGCGCGGCGCATGCGCGCCGCCCTGGCCCTCACCGCCACCTCGGCCGCACTCGTCGGCCTGGTCGGCCTCGCCGCCCTTCCCGCGTCGGCCGCCACCCCCGACGACGTCACCGAGCACGGCGGCGCGACCCGCAACGACGGCGACATGACGGAGATGCTCCGCGAATCCCTCGTGGACGGCCCCGCCAAGAACGTCATCCTCCTCATCGGCGACGGAATGGGCGACTCCGAGATCACCGTCGCCCGCAACTACGCCGAGGGCGCCGGCGGCCGCTTCGCCGGCATCGACGCGCTTCCCCTGACGGGTTCGTACACGACGTACGCGGTGAACGCGGACGGCTCGGTCAACTACGCCTCGGAGTCCGCCTCCACCGCCAGCGGCTGGTCGACGGGCACGAAGACGGTCAACGGCCGTCTCAGCGTCGACGTCGACCTGGACCCGCAGGCGACCCTCCTGGAGATCGCGAAGGCGAACGGCCTCAAGACGGGCAACGTCTCGACGGCGGAGATCCAGGACGCCACCCCCGGCGCCGAGATCGCCCACATCTCCAAGCGCGGCTGCTTCGGCCCCGTGAAGACCACCGCGGACTGCAGCTCGGAGTCCGTCGAAGCGGGCGGCCTCGGCTCGATCAGCGAGCAGCTCCTGAACGTCCGCCCCGACGTCACGCTCGGCGGCGGTGCGGCGACCTTCGAGGAGTCCGCCGTTGCCGGCCCCTGGGCCGGCAAGACGCTGTTCGAGCAGGCCTCCGACCGCGGCTACCAGCGCGTCGACAACGCGGCGGAACTGGCGGCCGTCACGACCGCCGACGCCGACCAGCCGCTCCTCGGCCTGTTCAGCTTGGGCAACTTCCCGACCCGGTGGGTCGGACCGGACGCCACCGACATCCCGGACGCGGACTCGACGAAGCTTCCGGCACCCGTGGCGTGCACCGAGAATCCCGAGCGCCTCGAGACGGGCCTGTCCCTCGCCGACCTGACCGACAAGGCGATCGACCTGCTCGACAACGACAACGGGTTCTTCCTCCAGGTGGAGGGCGCGAGCATCGACAAGCAGGACCACGCCGCCAACGCCTGCGGTCAGATCGGCGAGACCGTCGACCTCGACGAGGCCGTGCAGGTCGCGCTGGAGTACGCCGAGACGAAGGGGGACACGCTCGTCGTCGTCACCGCCGATCACGCCCACACGAGCCAGATCGTCGGCTCGGCCATCCCCGGGCTGAACACGCACCTGCTCACCGAAGAGGGCGCCCCCATGATCGTGGCGTACGGCACGTCTGCCGCAGGCGGATCCCAGCAGCACACCGGCGCCCAGGTGCGCATCGCGGGCTACGGTCCCGGCGCCGCCAACGTGGTGGGTCTCACGGATCAGACCGACCTGTTCTTCACGTCGGCGAACACGCTCGGCCTGAACCAGGACCTCGCCTCCCTCAGCGCGGCCGCCACGCTCGCCGCACCGACCGAGGTGCTGCCGGGCGCGACCTACACGGTCACCGCGTCCGGGCTGAACGCCGACTGGCAGGTGCGGGGATCCGATGACCTCGGACAGCAGGACGTCCTCCGGGGCACCGCCTCGTTCCAGGTGACCGCCCCCGCCGAGCCGGGGACGCAGACCGTCACCCTCACCGGCGCGCAGACCGGTGTGGTGCTCACGGCCGACGTCAGCGTCTCGGCCGCCGCGCCGGTCGACCCGGCGCCCACGGCGAGCGCCACCCCGCCGGCAGCCGCCGCGGGCAGCGGCTCGGGCAGCAGCAGCACCGGCAGCCTGGCCACCACGGGCACGTCCGTGCCGTTCGCACTGGGCGGCATCGCACTGGCGCTCGTTGCCGGCGGCGCCTACCTGGTCATCCGTCGCCACCGTCGCGGTCACGCCCTGTCGCACAACTGA
- a CDS encoding SRPBCC family protein, with the protein MTQIIETIDVDVPVTTAYNQWTQFESFPHFLDEVESITQTGDTHTHWVVKIAGQVREFDAEITEQHPDERVAWNSTGGDTDHAGVVTFHKLSDTTSRVTVQLDWKPEGFLETLGSVVGVGQHAVKKDLENFKEFIEKKGTATGAWRGDVEA; encoded by the coding sequence ATGACGCAGATCATCGAGACCATCGACGTCGACGTGCCGGTCACGACGGCGTACAACCAGTGGACCCAGTTCGAGTCCTTCCCGCATTTCCTCGACGAGGTCGAGTCGATCACCCAGACGGGCGACACCCACACCCACTGGGTCGTGAAGATCGCCGGTCAGGTGCGTGAGTTCGACGCCGAGATCACCGAGCAGCACCCCGACGAGCGCGTCGCCTGGAACAGCACCGGCGGCGACACCGACCACGCCGGGGTCGTCACGTTCCACAAGCTCAGCGACACGACCAGCCGCGTGACCGTGCAGCTCGACTGGAAGCCCGAGGGCTTCCTCGAGACGCTCGGCTCGGTGGTCGGCGTCGGTCAGCACGCCGTCAAGAAGGACCTCGAGAACTTCAAGGAGTTCATCGAGAAGAAGGGCACGGCGACCGGCGCCTGGCGCGGAGACGTCGAGGCCTGA
- a CDS encoding phosphotransferase family protein: MQQGAVGAVRAVDLDGVSLVEKRLSDPVRHETEVRALRAAAGCGLPVPRIVSEAPGVILMTRMPGERLDASTADLRNERLAGSMPLLRRLHATAPPAGLAPAPDDALIVARYRAAGGPPLALEIPAPRSPAFCHGDWTDGNALAIGATITAVLDWEAAHAGDPLRELARAAWGASRKDPRSFDVMVDAYGADRSEVRAWTPIVAAELWLWFAEAGPPEYLAELTRQLASGRVA; the protein is encoded by the coding sequence GTGCAGCAGGGAGCCGTGGGCGCCGTACGGGCCGTCGACCTCGACGGGGTCTCTCTCGTCGAGAAGCGCCTGAGCGACCCCGTCCGGCACGAGACGGAGGTCCGCGCGCTACGGGCGGCCGCCGGCTGCGGCCTCCCCGTTCCACGGATCGTGTCGGAGGCACCGGGGGTCATCCTCATGACCCGGATGCCGGGCGAGCGACTCGACGCCTCGACCGCCGACCTGCGCAACGAGCGCCTGGCGGGCTCCATGCCGCTGCTGCGGCGGCTGCACGCCACCGCCCCACCCGCCGGACTCGCGCCCGCGCCGGATGACGCACTGATCGTCGCGCGCTATCGCGCCGCGGGCGGCCCGCCCCTCGCGCTGGAGATCCCCGCGCCGCGCTCCCCCGCGTTCTGCCATGGCGACTGGACAGACGGCAACGCGCTCGCGATCGGTGCGACCATCACCGCCGTCCTCGACTGGGAGGCCGCGCACGCCGGCGACCCGTTGCGAGAACTCGCGCGCGCCGCCTGGGGCGCCTCCCGCAAGGACCCGCGCTCGTTCGACGTCATGGTCGACGCCTACGGCGCCGACCGCTCCGAGGTGCGCGCCTGGACGCCCATCGTCGCCGCAGAGCTCTGGCTCTGGTTCGCCGAGGCGGGCCCGCCCGAGTACCTCGCGGAGCTCACGCGGCAGCTCGCGTCCGGACGAGTCGCCTGA